The Oryzias latipes chromosome 4, ASM223467v1 genome includes a window with the following:
- the LOC101158844 gene encoding elongation factor 1-delta isoform X1 gives MTSVDFLAKEKIWFDKPRYDEAERRFYEQKNGGAAQTTQDVGANAILQDIARARENIQKSLAGLKTTLCSRGSAQSSLNHQSLLNAASNNPADQGELISRIKSLELENRSLHKVVDDLRAALSRLECRVAVLEKPPASVTAAPLRTCTNGSAVQQKNSCPVKEDDEDDDDIDLFGSDEDEEADKLKEQRLKEYAEKKAKKPALIAKSSILLDVKPWDDETDMAKLEECVRSVQADGLLWGASKLVPVGYGIKKLQISCVVEDDKVGTDLLEEEITKFEDFVQSVDVAAFNKI, from the exons ATGACTTCAGTAGACTTTCTGGCCAAGGAGAAGATCTGGTTTGACAAACCTCGCTATGATGAGGCAGAGAGACGCTTCTATGAGCAAAAGAACGGTGGTGCTGCACAGACGACGCAG GATGTCGGTGCAAACGCCATTCTCCAAGACATTGCTCGGGCCAGAGAAAACATCCAGAAATCTTTAGCGGGG CTGAAGACTACACTGTGTAGCAGAGGGTCAGCCCAGTCCTCCTTGAACCATCAGTCCCTGCTT AACGCCGCCAGCAACAACCCAGCCGATCAAGGAGAACTCATTTCTCGCATCAAGAGCCTGGAGCTGGAGAACCGCAGTTTACACAAAG TGGTGGATGACCTGCGGGCGGCGCTCTCCAGGCTGGAGTGTCGAGTTGCCGTTCTGGAAAAACCTCCTGCATCCGTGACTGCGGCGCCGTTGCGGACCTGCACAAAT GGctctgctgtgcagcagaagaACAGCTGTCCTGTTAAAGAGGACGACGAGGACGACGACGACATAGACCTGTTTGGTAGTGATGAGGACGAAGAGGCGGATAAACTCAAAGAACAGAGACTGAAAGAGTACGCAGAGAAGAAAGCCAAGAAGCCTGCTCTCATCGCAAAGTCCTCAATCTTACTGGATGTTAAACCT TGGGACGATGAAACGGACATggccaagctggaggagtgcgTGCGCTCGGTTCAGGCCGACGGCCTGTTATGGGGAGCGTCCAAACTGGTTCCTGTGGGTTACGGTATCAAGAAGCTGCAGATCTCGTGCGTGGTGGAGGACGACAAAGTGGGAACTGACCTGCTGGAAGAAGAGATCACCAAGTTTGAAGACTTT GTTCAGAGTGTTGATGTAGCAGCTTTCAACAAGATCTGA
- the LOC101158844 gene encoding elongation factor 1-delta isoform X2: protein MTSVDFLAKEKIWFDKPRYDEAERRFYEQKNGGAAQTTQDVGANAILQDIARARENIQKSLAGNAASNNPADQGELISRIKSLELENRSLHKVVDDLRAALSRLECRVAVLEKPPASVTAAPLRTCTNGSAVQQKNSCPVKEDDEDDDDIDLFGSDEDEEADKLKEQRLKEYAEKKAKKPALIAKSSILLDVKPWDDETDMAKLEECVRSVQADGLLWGASKLVPVGYGIKKLQISCVVEDDKVGTDLLEEEITKFEDFVQSVDVAAFNKI from the exons ATGACTTCAGTAGACTTTCTGGCCAAGGAGAAGATCTGGTTTGACAAACCTCGCTATGATGAGGCAGAGAGACGCTTCTATGAGCAAAAGAACGGTGGTGCTGCACAGACGACGCAG GATGTCGGTGCAAACGCCATTCTCCAAGACATTGCTCGGGCCAGAGAAAACATCCAGAAATCTTTAGCGGGG AACGCCGCCAGCAACAACCCAGCCGATCAAGGAGAACTCATTTCTCGCATCAAGAGCCTGGAGCTGGAGAACCGCAGTTTACACAAAG TGGTGGATGACCTGCGGGCGGCGCTCTCCAGGCTGGAGTGTCGAGTTGCCGTTCTGGAAAAACCTCCTGCATCCGTGACTGCGGCGCCGTTGCGGACCTGCACAAAT GGctctgctgtgcagcagaagaACAGCTGTCCTGTTAAAGAGGACGACGAGGACGACGACGACATAGACCTGTTTGGTAGTGATGAGGACGAAGAGGCGGATAAACTCAAAGAACAGAGACTGAAAGAGTACGCAGAGAAGAAAGCCAAGAAGCCTGCTCTCATCGCAAAGTCCTCAATCTTACTGGATGTTAAACCT TGGGACGATGAAACGGACATggccaagctggaggagtgcgTGCGCTCGGTTCAGGCCGACGGCCTGTTATGGGGAGCGTCCAAACTGGTTCCTGTGGGTTACGGTATCAAGAAGCTGCAGATCTCGTGCGTGGTGGAGGACGACAAAGTGGGAACTGACCTGCTGGAAGAAGAGATCACCAAGTTTGAAGACTTT GTTCAGAGTGTTGATGTAGCAGCTTTCAACAAGATCTGA